Proteins encoded in a region of the Mucispirillum schaedleri ASF457 genome:
- a CDS encoding OmpH family outer membrane protein, which translates to MKKSLLLVVLFCFLAANTVLAQGKTAVIDMQAVTLQSKAGMKAVEELKALEEGAVKKLQSKDAEVKKLADSINKQKASLSTAALQDKNIELNKKSVELERLQKDLQTELQTKQAIKLDELFKELDPVISDYAKEKGYDIIFIKRPDIMAYANQSVDITSDIISRFDIKWSKKGTK; encoded by the coding sequence ATGAAAAAATCTTTATTATTAGTAGTTTTATTTTGCTTTTTAGCAGCTAATACTGTTTTAGCACAGGGAAAGACAGCTGTTATTGATATGCAGGCAGTTACATTACAGTCAAAGGCAGGTATGAAAGCTGTTGAAGAATTAAAAGCATTAGAAGAAGGAGCTGTTAAAAAATTACAGTCAAAAGATGCAGAAGTTAAAAAGCTGGCAGATAGTATTAATAAACAGAAAGCATCACTTTCTACAGCAGCTCTTCAAGATAAAAACATTGAATTAAACAAAAAAAGTGTTGAACTTGAAAGGCTGCAAAAAGATTTACAGACAGAATTGCAAACTAAACAGGCTATTAAACTTGATGAACTTTTTAAAGAATTAGACCCAGTTATATCTGACTATGCAAAAGAAAAGGGATATGATATTATTTTCATTAAGCGTCCAGATATTATGGCTTATGCAAACCAGTCAGTAGATATTACAAGTGATATAATTTCAAGATTTGATATTAAATGGTCAAAAAAAGGAACTAAATAA
- the bamA gene encoding outer membrane protein assembly factor BamA, whose translation MTKRIWLIFFTAVIAIISFNINNIYAAVIDEVRFEGNKRIPDTRITPYLIKAGNEFDIKEFNESIKKLYGTGLFLNIDGDLSVDGDKFVLTYILEEMPIVGSIIFKGNKEVKNSKLKEDFPFKTGSVLSFASLEKALTKIKTVYEEENRYGTKVNFRIEPRTVNSVDIYFDIEEKPKAKIYNIYIYGNDNITRDAIIAAIPTKERGFWSFITSSGKISQEMMDADRELIRMLYLEKGYAKVSVGHPELVYEKDAPDRASLYFRVQENDQYFVRSVDLMGNEKLSKEELSAYIKLKPKDVFNIRQYQEDIAKLTEAYTSIGYAYANVEPVINLDDETKEVDITYKVEESFLVHIGRINIKGNTVTNDRVIRRQIDQMEGALYNSRLIREAKANTMGTGYFENVQIAERNVTKDVVDLDVTVKEQSTGTFSLGAAYSTIDGLLGMVQLSRNNFMGWGHSLSLRAEISQERMDFYFSYTDPWLFDWPVSAGIDLFSLEREWYEYSRRSIGGALRLGHSIIKRRLFMNYRFSIYTVDIFDIQDDASYYVRQQQGMLETHSFSPSIMWNSLDNPMDPTRGNKSQLYFDFAGSFLGGDAQFFKIGAETTQYFPVALNGALGFMLHGEAGYITSIKDGVPLPIDERFRLGGINSVRGYDYGDISPIDRDGHRYGGDAYYQVNAEFIFPIKQDIKLKGVIFVDMGQAVDTKTENYFGKMPLFTAGVGLRWVTPMGPFRIEWGYKLNREAHDTSQPYKFEFSIGGTF comes from the coding sequence ATGACGAAAAGAATATGGCTTATTTTTTTTACAGCTGTTATTGCAATAATATCTTTTAATATAAATAATATTTATGCTGCTGTTATAGATGAAGTTCGTTTTGAAGGAAATAAACGAATTCCTGATACAAGAATTACTCCATACCTTATAAAAGCTGGTAACGAGTTTGATATTAAAGAATTTAATGAAAGCATAAAAAAATTATATGGCACAGGTCTTTTTTTAAATATAGATGGTGATTTATCTGTTGATGGTGATAAATTTGTTTTAACATATATTCTTGAAGAAATGCCTATTGTTGGAAGTATTATATTTAAGGGTAATAAGGAAGTAAAAAATTCTAAGTTAAAGGAAGATTTTCCATTTAAAACTGGTTCAGTATTAAGTTTTGCAAGTCTTGAAAAAGCTCTAACAAAAATCAAAACAGTATATGAAGAAGAAAATAGATATGGCACTAAGGTAAATTTTAGAATAGAGCCAAGAACAGTAAACAGTGTTGATATTTATTTTGATATAGAAGAAAAACCAAAGGCGAAAATTTATAATATTTATATATATGGCAATGATAATATAACACGAGATGCAATAATTGCAGCTATTCCAACAAAAGAGCGTGGCTTCTGGTCTTTTATTACAAGCAGTGGTAAAATATCACAGGAAATGATGGATGCAGATAGAGAATTAATAAGAATGCTCTATCTTGAAAAAGGTTATGCAAAAGTATCTGTTGGTCATCCTGAATTAGTTTATGAAAAAGATGCTCCAGATAGAGCAAGCCTTTATTTCAGAGTGCAGGAAAACGACCAGTATTTTGTCCGCTCTGTAGACCTTATGGGTAATGAAAAACTTTCAAAGGAAGAGCTTTCAGCATATATTAAATTAAAGCCAAAAGATGTGTTTAATATTAGACAGTATCAGGAAGATATTGCAAAACTTACAGAAGCATATACATCTATTGGTTATGCTTATGCCAATGTGGAGCCTGTAATTAACCTTGATGATGAAACAAAAGAAGTTGATATTACATATAAAGTGGAAGAAAGTTTCCTTGTTCATATTGGCAGAATAAATATTAAGGGCAATACCGTTACAAATGACCGTGTAATAAGACGGCAGATAGACCAGATGGAAGGGGCTCTTTATAACAGCCGTCTTATCCGTGAAGCAAAAGCTAATACAATGGGAACTGGCTATTTTGAAAATGTGCAGATAGCTGAAAGAAATGTTACAAAAGATGTGGTAGATTTAGATGTAACAGTAAAAGAGCAGTCCACAGGCACATTTAGTTTAGGTGCAGCTTATTCAACAATAGATGGTCTTTTAGGTATGGTGCAGTTATCCCGTAATAACTTTATGGGATGGGGACATTCTCTTTCATTAAGAGCAGAAATATCTCAGGAAAGAATGGACTTTTATTTCAGCTATACAGACCCATGGCTTTTTGACTGGCCAGTGTCAGCTGGTATTGATTTATTTTCTCTTGAAAGGGAATGGTATGAATACAGCAGGCGTTCTATTGGTGGAGCATTGCGTTTAGGGCATTCTATTATAAAACGCAGACTTTTTATGAATTATAGATTTTCTATTTATACAGTAGATATATTTGATATACAGGACGATGCATCTTACTATGTAAGACAGCAGCAGGGTATGCTTGAAACACACAGTTTTTCTCCATCTATTATGTGGAACAGTCTTGATAATCCAATGGACCCTACAAGAGGAAATAAAAGCCAGCTTTACTTTGATTTTGCAGGCAGTTTTTTAGGTGGTGATGCTCAGTTCTTTAAAATAGGTGCAGAAACTACTCAGTATTTTCCTGTGGCTTTAAATGGTGCACTTGGCTTTATGCTGCATGGCGAAGCTGGCTATATCACATCTATTAAAGATGGAGTGCCTTTACCTATAGACGAAAGGTTCCGTCTTGGTGGTATTAACAGTGTCCGCGGATATGATTATGGTGATATAAGCCCTATTGACAGAGATGGTCACAGATATGGCGGCGATGCATATTATCAAGTAAATGCAGAGTTTATTTTCCCTATTAAACAGGATATTAAGTTAAAAGGTGTAATATTTGTAGATATGGGACAGGCAGTAGATACTAAAACTGAAAATTATTTTGGCAAAATGCCGCTTTTTACTGCGGGTGTAGGTTTAAGGTGGGTTACACCTATGGGACCTTTTAGGATAGAATGGGGTTATAAACTTAATAGAGAAGCCCATGATACTTCACAGCCATATAAATTTGAATTTTCTATTGGTGGAACATTCTAA